One segment of Stomatobaculum sp. F0698 DNA contains the following:
- a CDS encoding SIR2 family protein yields the protein MALRKCVQVDYSDVKSDIQQQLRRMALVPVLGAGFTKDCTSRKGKVPSGDSYKAHMIDQIIHARGCGNDERKRYEQYSFSKIATLYHHIISREERRKYLNDNFMGVELSENKKRFLDIPWPYIYTLNIDDAIENNSEYNTVIISNRESADEIFSERKCVVKIHGDVNDILSYEDSDCLVFDTRQYIDSLHKNTALLNRLKHDYEYLNLIYIGSSLSDEIDILSIVSGDYSIGNNNHYYCTTKDVGDDELIILSEYGITHCVKFNSYDEIYTEIVSAALSAEKIEKSEVEKFKTYKFVSLKDGFDENRAYLFHGKRLIDRKLGEASIPGFFISREVTNKVLNGINSEGTQILVGSECSGKTYVAIDIARRVSDRDVFIFQSVDKLNEESFSYLLDRKSCLIVADRKALEKEQIERIIKSSEQRIFNRNSFVIMASKNDHDLLGLLSRLRLLGVIREKKLIPHELNSKLNERENKKINEKLLRSGFGIFLEDKSMADNIIEIGRVLQASNRFGRISLKTESFKDVACLISLATMEKIYSGEVVVLNLEKEFVEQNKKAAPLIDDEATWGFERSAAQNSPMKYVVNAEFWLYRQLDNLAGTKIGRDKIVRAYEYIIQKIIECYGKPSLKFKTKNAKYKSYILFDNINQIFAHNGRTLIEDIYKNLTPYLSEDPDYLHQRAKCYIRSASWEKQPDKIKKLLDNARRDAIAANRIFEERYNESGNEKVQISFDHTLYTAAIALCHLAKQECYENINYNEMAVEFLRRALCSLNNSVEFIKKDKICNYGNIIDETINTLMMKYSTQTPRVQEEVNNLLNIKRERGF from the coding sequence ATGGCACTTAGGAAATGTGTACAGGTGGATTACTCTGATGTGAAGAGTGATATACAGCAGCAGCTTAGACGCATGGCATTAGTTCCAGTCTTGGGAGCTGGGTTTACAAAGGATTGCACTAGTCGAAAAGGTAAGGTTCCTTCCGGAGATAGCTATAAGGCTCATATGATCGATCAGATAATTCATGCGCGAGGTTGTGGTAATGATGAGAGGAAGAGATATGAGCAGTATTCATTTTCCAAAATAGCTACACTCTATCATCATATAATATCGAGGGAAGAACGAAGAAAATATTTGAATGATAATTTTATGGGCGTTGAACTTTCTGAAAACAAAAAACGGTTTTTGGATATTCCATGGCCTTACATTTATACTCTAAATATCGATGATGCTATTGAAAATAACAGCGAATATAATACTGTGATAATTTCCAATCGAGAGAGCGCAGATGAAATATTTTCTGAGAGGAAGTGTGTCGTTAAAATACATGGAGATGTGAATGATATACTTAGCTATGAAGATTCGGATTGTTTGGTGTTTGATACAAGACAGTACATTGATAGCCTCCATAAGAATACGGCATTGCTTAATAGATTGAAACATGATTATGAGTACCTGAACTTAATATACATAGGTAGCAGTCTCTCTGATGAAATTGATATTCTCTCAATAGTCTCGGGAGATTATTCGATAGGAAATAACAACCATTATTACTGTACTACCAAAGATGTCGGTGATGATGAACTTATAATTCTGTCTGAATATGGGATCACTCATTGCGTAAAATTCAACTCTTATGACGAGATTTATACAGAGATTGTGAGCGCCGCCCTATCAGCTGAAAAGATTGAAAAAAGTGAAGTTGAGAAATTTAAAACGTATAAGTTTGTGTCACTAAAAGACGGGTTTGATGAAAATCGGGCATATTTATTTCATGGGAAGAGATTAATTGATAGGAAACTTGGCGAGGCATCTATTCCTGGTTTTTTTATATCAAGAGAAGTTACAAATAAGGTGTTGAATGGGATTAATAGTGAAGGGACTCAGATTTTAGTTGGTTCTGAATGCAGTGGAAAGACTTATGTCGCAATCGATATTGCGAGAAGAGTTAGCGATAGAGATGTGTTTATATTTCAATCTGTGGATAAATTAAATGAAGAATCTTTTAGTTATTTACTTGACAGAAAAAGTTGTTTGATAGTAGCGGATAGAAAAGCTCTTGAGAAGGAACAGATTGAGAGGATAATTAAAAGCTCAGAACAAAGAATCTTCAATCGCAATTCCTTTGTCATAATGGCAAGTAAAAATGATCATGATTTGCTTGGTCTGCTGTCTAGGTTAAGACTATTGGGAGTCATCAGGGAGAAAAAATTGATTCCACATGAGCTCAATAGTAAATTAAATGAAAGGGAAAATAAGAAAATTAATGAAAAACTGTTGAGGTCCGGCTTTGGTATATTTTTAGAGGATAAATCGATGGCTGATAATATCATAGAAATTGGCAGGGTATTACAAGCATCGAATCGATTTGGAAGAATTTCTCTCAAGACAGAGTCGTTTAAAGATGTTGCATGCTTAATTTCACTAGCGACAATGGAAAAGATATACTCAGGTGAGGTGGTTGTATTAAATCTTGAGAAAGAGTTTGTGGAACAAAATAAGAAAGCCGCTCCGCTAATCGATGATGAAGCTACTTGGGGATTTGAACGAAGCGCGGCCCAAAATTCACCAATGAAATATGTAGTTAATGCTGAATTCTGGCTATATCGTCAGTTAGACAACTTGGCTGGAACGAAAATCGGAAGAGATAAGATAGTCCGTGCATATGAATATATCATACAGAAGATAATAGAATGTTATGGAAAGCCGAGTTTGAAGTTCAAGACAAAAAATGCAAAATATAAGTCGTATATTCTATTCGATAATATAAATCAGATTTTTGCACACAATGGAAGGACACTAATTGAAGATATATACAAAAATCTCACTCCTTATCTCTCGGAGGATCCGGACTATCTCCATCAAAGAGCTAAATGCTACATTAGATCTGCGAGTTGGGAGAAACAACCTGACAAAATAAAGAAGCTTTTAGACAATGCACGTAGAGATGCAATTGCAGCAAATAGGATATTTGAGGAACGCTACAATGAAAGCGGAAATGAAAAGGTGCAGATATCTTTCGATCATACATTGTATACGGCGGCGATTGCGCTGTGTCATTTGGCGAAACAAGAATGCTATGAAAATATCAATTATAATGAGATGGCGGTCGAATTTTTGCGCAGGGCATTGTGCTCGTTGAATAATTCGGTTGAGTTTATAAAGAAGGATAAGATTTGTAATTATGGAAACATAATAGATGAAACAATTAATACCTTAATGATGAAGTATTCAACCCAGACTCCAAGAGTGCAAGAAGAAGTTAATAATTTACTCAATATCAAAAGGGAACGGGGATTTTGA
- a CDS encoding restriction endonuclease — translation MLQLPQEAEEVKIYAKLPKGFQIPTPVGNYSPYWAIVFREGSVKHVYFIAETKGSMSSLDLRLIEKAKISCAKRLFEKLSNGSVHYDHVDSYEELQKMLSC, via the coding sequence TTGTTACAACTACCTCAGGAAGCGGAAGAGGTCAAGATTTATGCAAAGCTCCCGAAGGGATTCCAAATTCCGACCCCGGTCGGCAATTACTCACCGTACTGGGCCATTGTATTCCGTGAGGGCAGTGTAAAGCACGTGTACTTCATTGCCGAGACCAAGGGCAGCATGAGCAGTCTTGACTTAAGACTCATTGAGAAGGCAAAGATAAGCTGCGCAAAGCGGCTCTTTGAAAAGCTGTCAAACGGAAGCGTGCACTATGACCATGTGGACAGCTATGAAGAATTGCAGAAAATGCTATCGTGCTAA
- a CDS encoding ABC transporter ATP-binding protein — MGNHVLEAKNLVAGYDGKAIIKGLNLTIPEGKISVIIGSNGCGKSTLLKTFCRLNKVMSGDIYLDNKPVSEYSSKEISKIISLMPQSPLVPEGITVYDLISRGRFPYRKVFRGLDDKDFKAIEEAMQTMGVTELRDRAVDELSGGQRQRVWIALALAQQTDILFLDEPTTFLDIAYQVEILDLLGELNRTKKTTVIMVLHDINLSVRYADYIFALKSGNLYAEGRPENVISEKLIKDVYGLDSKVITDPTSDAPMVIPMGKHHKELDHLD; from the coding sequence ATGGGAAACCATGTATTAGAAGCCAAAAATCTTGTGGCCGGTTATGACGGGAAAGCGATCATAAAGGGTCTTAATCTGACCATACCGGAAGGAAAAATATCAGTGATCATAGGCTCAAACGGCTGTGGCAAATCCACTCTTCTAAAAACCTTTTGCAGGTTAAACAAAGTCATGAGCGGAGATATTTATCTGGATAATAAGCCTGTATCCGAGTATTCGTCCAAAGAAATATCTAAAATAATAAGCCTTATGCCACAATCGCCACTGGTACCTGAGGGAATAACCGTCTATGATTTGATTAGCAGAGGCCGTTTCCCTTATAGAAAGGTCTTTCGGGGACTGGATGATAAAGACTTTAAGGCTATTGAAGAAGCTATGCAGACTATGGGTGTAACCGAGCTTCGAGACAGAGCGGTAGATGAGCTTTCCGGAGGACAGCGTCAAAGGGTGTGGATAGCACTCGCACTTGCTCAGCAGACCGATATATTATTTTTAGATGAGCCAACGACATTTCTTGACATAGCATATCAGGTGGAGATTCTTGATTTGCTTGGAGAGCTAAACAGGACTAAGAAGACCACCGTCATTATGGTTCTGCACGATATCAATCTCTCTGTAAGATACGCAGACTATATATTTGCCCTCAAATCAGGGAATCTTTATGCCGAAGGAAGACCCGAAAATGTGATTAGTGAAAAACTTATAAAAGATGTATACGGGCTTGATAGTAAGGTCATTACAGATCCTACTTCAGATGCGCCTATGGTAATTCCTATGGGAAAGCATCATAAGGAGCTTGATCATCTTGATTGA
- a CDS encoding FecCD family ABC transporter permease: protein MTELNAGYKKRTLRWRLVVLALLSIILILSACELCFGSVSYPIRDVIKVLLGETIDGVSYAVENVRLPRMMGAVFSGFAFGMAGYVFQTLLHNPLASPDVIGISAGTSTAAVFLILVLGLRGSIVSLLAMIFGIATALIIYKLSVIKGHFTYGRMILIGIGISALLRAVTSYLLAKAAEYDVGTTIQWLSGSLNSVQMEDVFALVLVVGIITIALVSLTRHMEIIPLGDNFAVSLGLNTRLTYSVMIIGAVILVSFATSVTGPIASVAFLSGPIATSLAGKGKSSLIPAGLVGTTLTLGADLVAFHAFPVHYPVGVITGLLGAPYMLYLLIRMNRRGVN, encoded by the coding sequence ATGACAGAGCTAAATGCAGGATATAAGAAAAGGACTCTTCGATGGAGGCTTGTTGTACTTGCCCTTCTTAGCATTATCCTTATTCTATCAGCCTGTGAGCTTTGCTTTGGAAGTGTGTCCTATCCCATAAGAGATGTAATCAAGGTTTTACTTGGCGAAACGATTGACGGAGTATCTTATGCAGTAGAAAATGTGAGGCTTCCGAGGATGATGGGCGCCGTATTTTCAGGGTTTGCCTTTGGAATGGCGGGCTATGTATTTCAAACATTGTTACACAATCCACTTGCTTCGCCGGATGTAATCGGAATTTCCGCAGGAACAAGCACAGCAGCGGTTTTTCTCATACTGGTGCTTGGACTTAGGGGAAGCATAGTGTCCTTGTTAGCGATGATATTTGGAATTGCAACAGCTTTAATCATTTACAAGCTTTCAGTAATCAAAGGGCATTTTACCTATGGAAGAATGATCCTTATCGGCATAGGAATTTCAGCACTTTTAAGAGCAGTCACTTCTTATTTACTGGCAAAAGCTGCGGAGTACGATGTAGGGACTACCATACAGTGGCTGAGCGGAAGCTTAAATAGCGTGCAGATGGAAGATGTGTTTGCACTTGTTTTGGTAGTTGGGATAATCACTATTGCGTTGGTTTCACTTACAAGACATATGGAGATTATTCCTTTGGGAGACAACTTCGCAGTATCACTTGGACTAAATACAAGACTTACCTATTCGGTAATGATAATAGGTGCAGTTATACTTGTTTCATTTGCCACCTCTGTCACAGGACCTATCGCATCTGTGGCATTTCTTTCGGGACCAATTGCCACAAGCCTTGCCGGAAAGGGGAAATCAAGCCTTATTCCTGCGGGACTCGTTGGCACAACACTTACTTTAGGAGCAGATTTGGTGGCTTTTCATGCATTTCCGGTACACTATCCTGTAGGGGTTATCACAGGGCTTTTAGGCGCACCGTATATGCTGTATCTGCTTATTCGAATGAATAGAAGAGGTGTGAATTAA
- a CDS encoding FecCD family ABC transporter permease: MGNKKFVLSIILCLALLSIMAVFSISLGAKNIAFSKVVDVLLGNDPDSLEAAIILQRIPRTVFGILAGGALGISGALMQSITRNPIADPSILGVNTGASLFVVAGIAFFNITVAYQYIWLGITGAGVTAVFVYSVASMGKDGATPLKLALSGSAVSIVLGSLVSTIMLPNNRVMEAFRFWQVGSIGSATWENIMLISPFLIVGFIISMFISGYLNNLALGDEAATALGTNVVMTRTIGALASVLLCGATTALAGPIGFVGLIIPHIIRLIFGSEMSKMLPLSFLGSALLMLISDVIGRIISLPGETEVGIVTAVLGAPVFILAIRKGRVKSL; encoded by the coding sequence ATGGGAAATAAAAAGTTTGTACTTTCTATAATCTTATGCTTAGCCCTGCTTTCTATTATGGCAGTATTTTCCATATCGCTGGGTGCTAAAAACATAGCATTTTCTAAGGTTGTAGACGTTCTCCTCGGAAATGATCCGGATAGCCTTGAGGCTGCTATCATATTACAAAGAATTCCAAGAACCGTATTTGGCATACTTGCGGGAGGCGCCCTTGGCATATCAGGGGCTCTTATGCAGAGTATAACAAGGAATCCCATTGCTGATCCAAGTATACTTGGTGTAAATACCGGCGCATCACTCTTCGTGGTCGCCGGTATAGCATTTTTTAATATTACTGTTGCCTATCAATACATCTGGCTTGGCATAACAGGAGCAGGCGTTACCGCGGTTTTTGTATACAGTGTGGCAAGTATGGGCAAAGACGGTGCTACACCACTAAAACTGGCGCTCTCGGGTTCGGCTGTAAGCATAGTCTTAGGTTCACTTGTTAGTACCATTATGCTGCCAAATAACAGGGTAATGGAAGCTTTTAGGTTCTGGCAAGTAGGGAGCATAGGAAGTGCAACCTGGGAAAATATTATGCTCATTAGCCCATTCCTGATAGTAGGTTTTATCATATCAATGTTTATATCAGGGTATTTGAATAATCTGGCTTTGGGCGATGAAGCCGCTACTGCCCTTGGGACGAATGTAGTGATGACAAGAACCATAGGAGCTCTTGCATCCGTACTACTATGCGGTGCTACTACAGCACTTGCAGGACCAATAGGCTTTGTAGGGCTTATCATTCCCCATATTATAAGGCTGATATTTGGAAGTGAAATGAGTAAAATGCTGCCTCTTTCTTTTCTGGGCTCAGCTCTACTTATGCTTATTTCAGACGTAATAGGAAGAATAATAAGCTTGCCGGGAGAGACTGAGGTGGGTATCGTTACCGCCGTCCTTGGTGCACCGGTATTTATTCTGGCCATTCGGAAAGGGAGGGTAAAGAGTCTATGA
- a CDS encoding iron-siderophore ABC transporter substrate-binding protein, which translates to MRAKNLLNAAIPMALAVAVVAGCGAKNGGSEISSTAKSASMTTSSKSSESTSSSGAVSTASFPIAMKHAYGETVINAKPERVVTLDWNNADAVLALGIVPVGTARANWGPVTDKGLLPWTEEKFKELGTDNPNVFNDLEGYDYEAVAAAKPDIIVAPYSGMDEKAYKRLSEIAPTLPFKETAWKTTWREQTVEAAEALGLRAEGEKLVADTDAFIKENFAKYPKLANKSAAICYINAADLSSFSVYRTADPRGAYLTDLGFTFPEKVEALATDKNAFYVQISSELAVDALSDTDIIITYGDDKTVAALQKDAIFSKIPAVKEGRVVVLDSNGNLAAACNPSVLSIKAELVNYLEAINAVVK; encoded by the coding sequence ATGAGAGCAAAAAATCTATTGAATGCAGCAATACCTATGGCACTTGCAGTTGCAGTGGTCGCAGGTTGCGGCGCTAAAAACGGAGGAAGTGAAATTTCTTCCACGGCAAAGAGTGCCAGTATGACAACTTCATCTAAGTCTTCGGAAAGCACATCTTCTTCCGGTGCGGTAAGCACTGCTTCTTTTCCTATAGCAATGAAGCATGCTTATGGAGAAACTGTTATTAATGCTAAGCCTGAAAGGGTTGTTACCCTTGACTGGAATAATGCAGATGCAGTTTTGGCCCTTGGAATTGTTCCTGTGGGTACAGCTAGGGCAAACTGGGGACCTGTTACCGATAAGGGTCTTTTACCTTGGACCGAGGAGAAGTTTAAGGAGCTTGGAACTGATAATCCGAATGTGTTTAACGACCTTGAAGGCTATGACTATGAGGCTGTTGCAGCAGCCAAGCCTGATATAATAGTAGCCCCTTACTCAGGAATGGATGAAAAGGCTTATAAGCGTCTCTCTGAGATAGCACCAACCCTTCCATTCAAAGAAACAGCTTGGAAGACTACCTGGAGAGAACAGACAGTTGAGGCTGCAGAGGCTTTAGGACTTAGAGCCGAGGGAGAGAAGCTGGTTGCAGATACAGATGCATTTATAAAAGAAAACTTCGCAAAATATCCTAAGCTTGCGAACAAGAGTGCAGCAATTTGTTATATCAATGCAGCTGACCTCAGCAGCTTTTCAGTTTATAGAACAGCAGATCCAAGAGGGGCATATCTTACAGACTTAGGCTTTACCTTTCCTGAAAAGGTAGAGGCCCTGGCAACAGATAAAAATGCATTTTACGTGCAGATATCTTCTGAACTGGCAGTTGATGCTCTAAGTGATACGGATATCATTATAACTTACGGTGATGATAAGACAGTTGCCGCCTTGCAAAAAGACGCAATCTTCTCTAAGATTCCGGCAGTCAAAGAAGGCAGGGTAGTGGTGCTTGACAGCAACGGCAATCTTGCAGCGGCCTGCAATCCTTCCGTGCTTTCTATCAAGGCAGAGCTTGTGAACTATCTTGAAGCAATCAATGCAGTCGTTAAATAA
- a CDS encoding GNAT family N-acetyltransferase, giving the protein MQIETERLLLRPFAEADAADLYKYAKDPEIGPAAGWPPHGSVEESRNIIRLVLSGPESYAICKREDGRVIGAIALSMNGDSRLAEEEDACELGYWIGKPFWGQGLVTEASEALLRHAFTELGMRRVWCGYYEGNEKSKRVQEKLGFRHEKTVREVDVPILKEVRTEHVSLLSREAWIEKNM; this is encoded by the coding sequence ATGCAAATCGAAACCGAACGCCTGTTGCTCCGCCCCTTTGCGGAGGCGGACGCGGCGGATTTATACAAGTATGCCAAGGACCCGGAGATCGGCCCGGCGGCAGGCTGGCCGCCGCATGGCAGTGTAGAAGAGAGCCGGAACATCATCCGCCTGGTGCTGAGCGGTCCTGAGAGCTATGCCATCTGCAAAAGAGAAGACGGGCGCGTCATCGGCGCGATTGCCTTGTCAATGAACGGAGATTCGAGGCTTGCGGAAGAGGAAGATGCGTGCGAGCTCGGCTACTGGATCGGGAAGCCGTTCTGGGGGCAGGGGCTTGTCACAGAGGCTTCGGAAGCCTTACTTCGCCATGCGTTTACGGAACTCGGCATGCGGCGCGTGTGGTGCGGTTATTACGAGGGGAACGAAAAGTCAAAGCGCGTGCAGGAGAAGCTCGGCTTTCGTCACGAAAAGACTGTGCGGGAGGTGGATGTCCCCATTTTAAAAGAAGTGCGTACCGAGCATGTGTCGTTACTCAGCCGGGAAGCCTGGATAGAGAAGAATATGTAA
- a CDS encoding antitoxin — MAQVNVRVDDSVNEKRIPFEVAVNPFYDSEHMAILERRIADIKAGRNVHEHELIEES; from the coding sequence ATGGCACAGGTAAATGTAAGAGTTGATGATTCAGTAAATGAGAAACGAATTCCGTTCGAAGTTGCCGTTAATCCTTTTTATGATTCGGAACACATGGCCATATTGGAACGTCGCATCGCTGATATAAAAGCCGGCCGAAATGTACATGAGCACGAACTTATCGAAGAATCATGA
- a CDS encoding PH domain-containing protein, translating to MPGISSGIRGDGNLLNLREIPVANIRPELTMFLIPGENITQAFQTIRDQVVFTNKRLIVANVQGLTGKKVSYTSYPYSKIQYFSVETAGLLDIDSELLLAFSNGANLQLDFTSNVDIKRICANISQMVL from the coding sequence ATGCCGGGTATATCTTCCGGAATCCGCGGTGACGGAAACCTACTGAATCTGCGGGAAATCCCCGTTGCCAACATTCGCCCCGAACTTACTATGTTTCTCATTCCGGGCGAAAACATCACCCAGGCCTTCCAGACCATACGCGATCAGGTGGTCTTCACCAACAAGCGGCTGATTGTCGCAAACGTACAGGGCCTCACGGGCAAGAAGGTATCTTATACCTCCTATCCCTACTCGAAGATTCAGTATTTCAGCGTGGAGACCGCAGGCCTCCTGGACATCGACAGCGAACTGCTCCTCGCCTTTTCGAACGGCGCAAACCTGCAGCTCGACTTCACTTCAAACGTGGATATCAAGCGAATATGTGCGAACATCTCGCAGATGGTACTGTGA
- a CDS encoding class I SAM-dependent methyltransferase, which produces MKADYKNWMPRGLIYGNAGVSSVFLAVGLLCRKKKESRALRLLSSLSFVGAGVGLLSSAYLLMLYRIFSYNGKRKLAKHIIDGVASRIKLPAGGKGLDVGCGSGALTIAAAKRNPEASFVGVDRWGQEYASFSQKLCEDNARAEGVKNVHFLRADARELPFPNESFDLVTSNYVYHNIPGDRQALLRESLRVLKKGGRFVIHDIFYPSAYGDMQAFLKSLQDDGYAEVRLIPTADGLFVKKCEARWMMIADSALLMGIK; this is translated from the coding sequence ATGAAAGCCGATTATAAAAACTGGATGCCGCGGGGTCTTATTTACGGCAACGCGGGCGTCAGCTCTGTTTTCCTTGCCGTGGGACTCCTCTGCCGCAAAAAGAAAGAAAGCCGCGCCCTGCGCCTGCTTTCTTCACTCAGCTTTGTCGGCGCGGGTGTGGGCCTCCTAAGTTCCGCCTACCTGCTTATGCTCTACCGCATCTTTTCCTACAACGGAAAACGCAAACTTGCGAAGCACATCATAGACGGAGTCGCCTCTCGGATAAAACTTCCCGCAGGCGGCAAGGGACTGGACGTAGGCTGCGGCAGCGGCGCGCTCACCATAGCCGCCGCCAAGCGAAATCCGGAGGCAAGCTTTGTCGGCGTGGACCGCTGGGGACAGGAATACGCTTCCTTTAGTCAAAAACTATGCGAAGATAACGCCCGCGCCGAAGGCGTCAAAAACGTACACTTTCTCCGCGCCGATGCGCGGGAGCTCCCCTTCCCGAACGAGAGCTTTGACCTTGTGACCAGCAATTATGTCTACCATAACATTCCGGGCGACCGTCAGGCTCTGCTCCGCGAGAGCCTCCGCGTCCTGAAAAAAGGCGGTCGCTTCGTGATTCACGACATCTTTTATCCCTCTGCCTACGGCGACATGCAGGCCTTTTTAAAGAGCCTGCAGGACGATGGGTATGCGGAAGTACGTCTGATTCCCACCGCGGACGGTCTCTTTGTCAAAAAATGCGAGGCCAGATGGATGATGATTGCCGACTCCGCACTGCTCATGGGAATCAAATAA
- a CDS encoding class I SAM-dependent methyltransferase: MGLFKRFIGQTRKPEGFFGKLMLNAMNQGHAALSDWGLSHIEGLSPLVIAELGCGGGRNVRELLRRYPMSKLYAVDYSALAVCRTRAYNKPDIVKGRCRVLKASVQSLPLAASRFDLATAFETVYFWPDPAECFAEVYRILKCGGSFLICNESDGTDAEGLRYERIIDGMHCYTAEELETMLRTAGFSEVQVFRHESKPWLTVLAKK, from the coding sequence ATGGGTTTATTCAAACGCTTTATCGGGCAAACCCGAAAACCGGAGGGCTTTTTCGGGAAACTCATGTTAAATGCCATGAATCAGGGACATGCAGCCCTCTCCGACTGGGGACTCTCGCATATCGAAGGGCTGTCTCCGCTTGTCATTGCGGAACTGGGCTGCGGCGGCGGGCGCAACGTGCGGGAACTGCTGCGCCGCTATCCCATGTCTAAGCTCTACGCGGTCGATTATTCCGCGCTCGCCGTGTGCCGCACCCGCGCCTATAATAAGCCCGACATCGTAAAAGGGCGCTGCCGCGTTCTCAAAGCTTCGGTGCAGTCTCTGCCCCTCGCGGCTTCCCGCTTTGATTTGGCAACCGCCTTCGAGACCGTGTATTTCTGGCCGGATCCCGCGGAGTGCTTTGCAGAAGTGTACCGCATCTTAAAATGCGGCGGCAGCTTCCTCATCTGCAACGAGTCAGACGGGACGGATGCCGAAGGCCTTCGCTACGAGCGCATCATAGACGGCATGCACTGCTACACCGCCGAAGAACTGGAAACCATGCTCCGGACCGCGGGCTTTTCGGAAGTACAGGTATTTCGCCACGAGAGCAAGCCCTGGCTCACGGTACTTGCAAAAAAATAA
- a CDS encoding SNF2-related protein, with protein MKRTFSFAEARELLQKHEQWELERGMLSKKAEHCRAVVEAAADAFVVTETMKTLRDIPVEELNRARRGLRVRLLRESGYANYEDLMLAPERQLAALNGISEDGAALIKDAVGETVRQLKPGIKLRLSADRRTEETSNIVLALYRYRAAEELSRDARALSARYAAEIAKAMKELSRGKGLFRWLFTGKAEKDAASEAYLYLEELANGAYGTELERLSEARRELEASGAETAWDSFRTQPIVYSNLLEKLVPGLLGNGDAVYGLPEELAREVEAEPLFADGMRCELRRYQAWGVKYILHQGKVLLGDEMGLGKTVQAIAAMVTLRNTGATHFAVVCPASVLVNWCREITKFSDLKAIKVHGPLKQAALEDWIQAGGVAVTSYETVQHWKLPEDFAFSLLTVDEAHYIKNPGARRTVHVRNLALRAERLLL; from the coding sequence ATGAAACGCACATTTTCGTTTGCGGAAGCGAGGGAGTTACTGCAAAAACACGAGCAGTGGGAGTTGGAGCGCGGTATGCTTTCCAAAAAGGCGGAGCATTGTCGTGCGGTGGTCGAGGCGGCTGCGGATGCCTTTGTGGTCACGGAGACCATGAAGACGCTCAGGGATATCCCGGTCGAGGAGCTGAACCGGGCGCGGCGCGGCCTTCGCGTGCGTTTGCTTCGGGAGAGCGGGTATGCGAATTACGAAGATTTGATGCTGGCTCCGGAGCGGCAGCTTGCCGCCTTAAACGGCATCAGCGAGGACGGCGCGGCGCTCATTAAGGATGCGGTCGGCGAGACGGTGAGGCAGCTGAAACCCGGCATTAAGCTTCGTCTGAGCGCGGATAGACGCACGGAGGAGACGAGCAACATTGTGCTGGCGCTGTATCGCTACCGGGCGGCAGAAGAGCTCAGCCGGGATGCGCGGGCGCTGTCGGCGCGCTACGCCGCGGAAATCGCAAAGGCCATGAAAGAGCTGTCCCGCGGCAAGGGCCTTTTCCGCTGGCTCTTTACGGGAAAGGCGGAGAAGGATGCCGCGAGCGAGGCGTATCTTTATCTCGAGGAACTCGCAAACGGGGCGTACGGGACAGAACTCGAAAGGCTCAGTGAAGCACGGCGGGAACTGGAGGCTTCCGGCGCGGAAACGGCTTGGGACTCTTTCCGAACGCAGCCCATTGTATACAGCAATCTTCTCGAAAAGCTGGTGCCCGGTCTACTCGGAAACGGCGATGCGGTCTACGGTCTGCCGGAAGAGTTGGCGCGCGAGGTGGAGGCAGAGCCTCTCTTTGCGGACGGGATGCGCTGTGAACTGCGCCGCTATCAGGCGTGGGGTGTCAAGTACATCCTACACCAAGGTAAGGTGCTGCTCGGCGATGAGATGGGCCTCGGCAAGACTGTGCAGGCCATCGCCGCCATGGTCACGCTCCGCAATACAGGGGCCACACACTTTGCCGTGGTCTGCCCGGCGAGCGTTCTGGTCAACTGGTGCCGGGAAATCACAAAGTTCAGTGACTTAAAGGCAATCAAGGTGCACGGCCCTTTGAAGCAGGCTGCACTGGAAGACTGGATTCAGGCAGGCGGTGTTGCGGTCACGAGCTATGAGACCGTACAGCACTGGAAGCTCCCCGAAGATTTTGCGTTCTCACTGCTCACGGTGGACGAGGCGCATTACATTAAGAACCCCGGGGCACGGCGCACGGTGCATGTGCGAAACTTAGCGCTCCGCGCGGAGCGATTGCTTTTATGA